In one window of Thermus aquaticus DNA:
- the nuoE gene encoding NADH-quinone oxidoreductase subunit NuoE has protein sequence MGFFDDKKEFLEATFAKYPPEGRRAAIMPLLRRVQQEEGWIRPERVEEIARLVGTTATEVMGVASFYSYYQFVPTGKYHLQVCATLSCKLAGAEELWDYLTQELGIGPGEVTPDGLFSVQKVECLGSCHTAPVVQVNDEPYVECVTRARLKALLEGLKAGKRLEEIELPGRCGHHVHEVEV, from the coding sequence ATGGGGTTTTTTGACGACAAAAAGGAGTTCCTGGAGGCCACCTTCGCCAAGTACCCGCCCGAGGGCCGCCGAGCGGCCATCATGCCCCTTTTAAGGCGGGTGCAGCAAGAGGAGGGCTGGATCCGCCCGGAAAGGGTGGAGGAGATCGCCCGCCTGGTGGGCACCACGGCCACGGAGGTCATGGGGGTGGCGAGCTTTTACTCCTACTACCAGTTCGTGCCCACCGGCAAGTACCACCTCCAGGTCTGCGCCACCCTCTCCTGTAAGCTTGCGGGGGCGGAGGAGCTTTGGGACTACCTCACCCAAGAGCTGGGCATCGGCCCCGGGGAGGTGACCCCGGACGGCCTCTTTAGCGTGCAGAAGGTGGAGTGCCTGGGGTCCTGCCACACCGCCCCCGTGGTCCAGGTCAACGACGAGCCCTACGTGGAGTGCGTGACCAGGGCGAGGCTTAAGGCCCTTCTGGAAGGCCTCAAGGCGGGCAAGCGCCTGGAGGAGATTGAGCTTCCCGGCCGGTGCGGCCACCACGTGCACGAGGTGGAGGTATGA
- the nuoF gene encoding NADH-quinone oxidoreductase subunit NuoF: protein MTGPIVSGLDPRFERTLYAHVGKEGSWTLDFYLAQGGYETAKKVLKEKTPEEVIEEVKRSGLRGRGGAGFPTGVKWSFMPKDGQQHYLICNADESEPGSFKDRYILEDVPHLLIEGMILAGYAIRATVGYIYVRGEYRRAADRLEAAIAEARARGYLGQNLFGTGFSFDLHVHRGAGAYICGEETALMNSLEGLRANPRLKPPFPAQSGLWGKPTTINNVETLAAVVPILERGADWFAQMGTEQSKGMKLYQVSGPVKRPGVYELPMGTTFRELIYEWAGGPLEPIQALIPGGSSTPPLPFTDEVLDTPMSYEHLQAKGSMLGTGGVILIPERVSMVDAMWNLTRFYAHESCGKCTPCREGVAGFMVNLFAKIGTGEGEEKDVETLEALLPLIEGRSFCPLADAAVWPVKGSLKHFKDQYLALAREKRPVPRPNLWR, encoded by the coding sequence ATGACGGGCCCCATCGTTTCCGGACTGGACCCCCGCTTTGAGCGAACCCTCTACGCCCACGTGGGGAAGGAGGGCTCCTGGACCCTGGACTTCTACCTGGCCCAGGGAGGCTACGAGACCGCCAAGAAGGTCCTAAAGGAGAAGACCCCGGAGGAGGTCATAGAGGAGGTGAAGCGCTCGGGGCTAAGGGGCCGGGGCGGGGCGGGCTTCCCCACCGGGGTGAAGTGGAGCTTCATGCCCAAGGACGGGCAGCAGCACTACCTCATCTGCAACGCCGACGAGTCCGAGCCCGGGAGCTTCAAGGACCGCTACATCCTGGAGGACGTCCCCCACCTCCTCATTGAGGGGATGATCCTCGCCGGGTACGCCATCCGGGCCACGGTGGGCTACATCTACGTCCGGGGGGAGTATAGGCGGGCGGCGGACCGCCTCGAGGCCGCCATCGCCGAGGCCCGGGCCCGGGGGTATTTGGGCCAGAACCTCTTCGGCACCGGTTTTTCCTTTGACCTCCACGTCCACCGGGGGGCCGGAGCCTACATCTGCGGGGAGGAGACGGCCCTCATGAACTCCCTGGAGGGCCTCAGGGCCAACCCCCGCCTCAAGCCCCCCTTCCCCGCCCAGTCGGGGCTCTGGGGCAAGCCCACCACCATCAACAACGTGGAGACCCTGGCCGCGGTGGTGCCCATCCTAGAGCGGGGGGCGGACTGGTTCGCCCAGATGGGCACGGAGCAGTCCAAGGGGATGAAGCTCTACCAGGTCTCGGGGCCCGTGAAGCGCCCCGGGGTCTACGAGCTCCCCATGGGGACCACCTTCCGCGAGCTCATCTACGAGTGGGCGGGCGGGCCCCTGGAGCCCATCCAGGCCCTGATCCCCGGCGGCTCCTCCACCCCGCCCCTCCCCTTCACCGACGAGGTCCTGGACACGCCCATGAGCTACGAGCACCTGCAGGCCAAGGGCTCCATGCTGGGCACCGGGGGGGTGATCCTGATCCCGGAGCGGGTGAGCATGGTGGACGCCATGTGGAACCTGACCCGCTTCTACGCCCACGAGTCCTGCGGCAAGTGCACCCCCTGCCGGGAGGGGGTGGCGGGGTTCATGGTGAACCTCTTCGCCAAGATCGGCACGGGGGAGGGCGAGGAGAAGGACGTGGAGACCCTCGAGGCCCTCCTCCCCCTCATTGAGGGCCGGAGCTTCTGCCCCCTGGCCGACGCGGCGGTGTGGCCGGTGAAGGGGTCTTTGAAGCACTTCAAGGACCAGTACCTGGCCCTGGCGCGGGAGAAGCGGCCCGTGCCCAGGCCCAACCTCTGGAGGTGA
- the nuoH gene encoding NADH-quinone oxidoreductase subunit NuoH, translating to MVALKAFLVVVGLLTAFAFMTLIERRLLARFQVRLGPNRVGPGGLFQPIADAIKSIFKEDIVVERADKVLFVLAPLIGVVFALLAFGAIPFGPPGSFFGYQPWVLNLDLGLLYLFAVSEMAIYGIFLAGWASGSKYSLLGSLRSSASLISYELGLGIALLSPVLLVGSLNLNDIVNWQKENGWLFLYAFPAFLVYATAALAEAARTPFDLPEAEQELVGGYHTEYSSIKWALFQMTEYIHFITASALIPTLFLGGWTMPFLEVPYLWMFVKIAFFLFLFIWIRATWFRLRYDQLLRFGWGFLFPVALVWFLVTALVVALGLPKTYLLYLSALSFLVLLGGLFYSPKPARKGGGA from the coding sequence ATGGTGGCCCTGAAGGCCTTTTTGGTGGTGGTGGGCCTCCTCACCGCCTTCGCCTTCATGACCCTCATTGAAAGGCGGCTTCTCGCCCGCTTCCAGGTCCGCCTGGGCCCGAACCGGGTGGGGCCAGGGGGCCTCTTCCAGCCCATCGCTGACGCCATCAAGAGCATCTTCAAGGAGGACATCGTGGTGGAGCGGGCCGACAAGGTCCTCTTCGTCCTGGCCCCCCTGATCGGCGTGGTCTTCGCCCTCCTAGCCTTCGGGGCCATCCCCTTCGGCCCCCCGGGGAGCTTCTTCGGCTACCAGCCCTGGGTGCTGAACCTGGACCTGGGCCTCCTCTACCTCTTCGCCGTGAGCGAGATGGCCATCTACGGCATCTTCCTAGCGGGCTGGGCCTCGGGCAGCAAGTACAGCCTCCTGGGCTCCTTGCGCTCCTCGGCCAGCCTCATCTCCTACGAGCTGGGCTTGGGGATCGCCCTCCTCTCCCCCGTCCTCCTGGTGGGAAGCCTTAACCTGAACGACATCGTCAACTGGCAGAAGGAAAACGGCTGGCTCTTCCTCTACGCCTTCCCCGCCTTTTTGGTCTACGCCACCGCCGCTTTGGCCGAGGCCGCCCGCACCCCCTTTGACCTGCCCGAGGCCGAGCAGGAGCTGGTGGGGGGGTACCACACCGAGTACAGCTCCATCAAGTGGGCCCTCTTCCAGATGACGGAGTACATCCACTTCATCACCGCCAGCGCCCTCATCCCCACCCTCTTCCTGGGGGGCTGGACCATGCCCTTCCTGGAGGTGCCCTACCTCTGGATGTTCGTGAAGATCGCCTTCTTCCTCTTCCTCTTCATCTGGATCCGGGCCACCTGGTTCCGGCTCCGCTACGACCAGCTCCTCCGCTTCGGCTGGGGCTTCCTCTTCCCCGTGGCCCTGGTCTGGTTCCTGGTCACCGCCTTGGTGGTGGCCCTGGGCCTCCCCAAGACCTACCTCCTCTACCTCTCCGCCTTGAGCTTCCTGGTCCTCCTGGGGGGCCTCTTCTATAGCCCCAAGCCCGCCAGAAAAGGAGGTGGCGCATGA
- the nuoG gene encoding NADH-quinone oxidoreductase subunit NuoG, with protein MVRVKVNDRIVEVPPGTSVMDAVFHAGYDVPLFCSEKHLSPIGACRMCLVRIGLPKRGPDGKPVLNEKGEPEIAWQPKLAASCVTTVAEGMVVDTLSEVVREAQAGMVEFTLLNHPLDCPTCDKGGACELQDRTVEYGLYEKYYQKDPLSLPVYTRFEFTRRHEDKHHPLSPFVILDRERCIHCKRCVRYFEEVPGDEVLDFIERGVHTFIGTMDFGLPSGFSGNITDICPVGALLDLTARFRARNWEMEETRTTCALCPVGCGITADTRSGELLRVRAREVPEVNEIWICDAGRFGHEWADQGRLKSPLVRKDGRLQEATWEEAFLALKEGLKGARGEEVGIYLAHDATLEEGLMAAELAKALKTPHLDFQGRTAAPASLFPAATMEDLLKADFALVLGDPTEEAPILHLRLSEFTRDLKPPYRFAHGTPFADLQIKERMPRQTHKLAVFAPHRTALMKWASVQGLHAPGEEREILLALLGEKAGGEAVEAAKALWEKAQSPVLILGAGVLQDAVAAERARLLSERKGAKVLAMTPAANARGLEAMGVWPGEKGAAWDEPGAPYAFYGFVPPEEALKGKRFVAMHLSHPHPLAERYAHVVFPAPTFYEKRGHLVNLEGRVLPLSPAPIENGEAEGALQTLALLAEALGVRPPFRLHLEAEKELRGRKVPEAMGLLAYRTKALRPRAQTGRLYLRPTMWKAHQAVGKAKEAASPELWVHPEDARAEALLEGARVAVETPFGPVEARVVHREDVARGFLYLSALGPIAGLRVEGRVLVPAGGEA; from the coding sequence GTGGTCAGGGTTAAGGTCAACGACCGCATCGTGGAGGTGCCCCCGGGAACTAGCGTCATGGACGCCGTCTTCCACGCGGGGTACGACGTGCCCCTCTTCTGCTCGGAAAAGCACCTCTCCCCCATCGGGGCCTGCCGCATGTGCCTGGTCAGGATCGGCCTCCCCAAGCGGGGGCCCGACGGCAAGCCCGTCCTGAACGAAAAGGGGGAACCGGAGATCGCCTGGCAGCCCAAGCTGGCGGCGAGCTGCGTCACCACCGTGGCCGAGGGGATGGTGGTGGACACCCTCTCGGAGGTGGTGCGGGAGGCCCAGGCGGGGATGGTGGAGTTCACCCTCCTCAACCACCCCCTGGACTGCCCCACCTGCGACAAGGGCGGGGCCTGCGAGCTCCAGGACCGCACCGTGGAGTACGGGCTCTACGAGAAGTACTACCAGAAGGACCCCCTCTCCCTCCCCGTCTACACCCGCTTTGAGTTCACCCGCCGCCACGAGGACAAGCACCACCCCCTTTCCCCCTTCGTGATCCTGGACCGGGAGCGGTGCATCCACTGCAAAAGGTGCGTGCGCTACTTTGAAGAGGTCCCCGGGGACGAGGTCCTGGACTTCATTGAAAGGGGCGTGCACACCTTCATCGGCACCATGGACTTCGGCCTGCCCTCGGGGTTTTCCGGCAACATCACCGACATCTGCCCCGTGGGGGCCCTTCTGGACCTCACCGCCCGCTTCCGCGCCCGGAACTGGGAGATGGAGGAGACCCGCACCACCTGCGCCCTCTGCCCCGTGGGCTGCGGCATCACCGCCGACACCAGGAGCGGGGAGCTCCTAAGGGTGAGGGCCCGGGAGGTGCCCGAGGTCAACGAGATCTGGATCTGCGACGCCGGCCGCTTCGGCCACGAGTGGGCGGACCAGGGCCGCCTCAAGAGCCCCCTGGTGCGCAAAGACGGGCGGCTTCAGGAGGCCACCTGGGAGGAGGCCTTTTTGGCCCTGAAGGAGGGGCTCAAGGGGGCGAGGGGCGAGGAGGTGGGGATCTACCTGGCCCACGACGCCACCCTCGAGGAGGGCCTCATGGCGGCCGAGCTCGCCAAGGCCCTCAAGACCCCCCACCTGGACTTCCAGGGCCGCACCGCCGCCCCGGCGAGCCTCTTCCCCGCCGCCACCATGGAGGACCTCCTCAAGGCCGACTTCGCCCTGGTCCTGGGAGACCCCACGGAGGAGGCCCCCATCCTGCACCTAAGGCTTTCCGAGTTCACCCGGGACCTCAAGCCCCCCTACCGCTTCGCCCACGGCACCCCCTTCGCTGACCTGCAGATCAAGGAGAGGATGCCCCGCCAAACCCACAAGCTCGCCGTCTTCGCCCCCCACCGCACCGCCCTCATGAAGTGGGCCTCGGTCCAGGGCCTCCACGCCCCCGGCGAGGAGCGGGAGATCCTCCTGGCCCTTCTGGGCGAGAAGGCGGGCGGCGAGGCGGTGGAGGCGGCCAAAGCCCTCTGGGAAAAGGCCCAAAGCCCCGTCCTCATCCTGGGGGCCGGGGTCCTGCAGGACGCGGTGGCCGCCGAGAGGGCGAGGCTTCTTTCCGAGCGCAAGGGGGCCAAGGTCCTGGCCATGACCCCGGCGGCCAACGCCCGGGGCCTCGAGGCCATGGGGGTCTGGCCCGGGGAAAAGGGGGCCGCCTGGGACGAGCCCGGAGCCCCCTACGCCTTCTATGGCTTCGTGCCCCCCGAGGAGGCCCTGAAGGGCAAGCGCTTCGTGGCCATGCACCTAAGCCACCCCCACCCCCTGGCGGAGCGCTACGCCCACGTGGTCTTCCCCGCCCCCACCTTCTACGAGAAGCGGGGCCACCTGGTGAACCTGGAGGGCCGGGTCCTCCCCCTTAGCCCCGCCCCCATAGAGAACGGGGAGGCGGAGGGAGCTCTGCAGACCCTGGCCCTTCTGGCTGAGGCCCTGGGGGTGAGGCCTCCCTTCCGGCTCCACCTGGAGGCGGAAAAGGAGCTTCGGGGGAGGAAGGTGCCCGAGGCCATGGGCCTCCTGGCCTACCGCACCAAGGCCCTCCGCCCCAGGGCCCAAACTGGCCGCCTCTACCTGAGGCCCACCATGTGGAAGGCCCACCAGGCCGTGGGCAAGGCCAAGGAGGCGGCGAGCCCCGAGCTTTGGGTCCACCCGGAAGACGCCCGGGCCGAGGCCCTCCTCGAGGGGGCAAGGGTGGCGGTGGAAACCCCCTTCGGCCCCGTGGAGGCCCGGGTGGTCCACCGGGAGGACGTGGCCAGGGGCTTCCTCTACCTGTCCGCTTTAGGCCCCATAGCCGGACTCAGGGTGGAGGGCAGGGTTCTGGTGCCCGCAGGAGGTGAAGCGTGA